A portion of the Gasterosteus aculeatus chromosome 12, fGasAcu3.hap1.1, whole genome shotgun sequence genome contains these proteins:
- the plekha7b gene encoding pleckstrin homology domain-containing family A member 7 isoform X2 → MAAPLGRDTLPDHWSYGVCGDGRVFFINDKSHSTTWLHPHTGEPVNSGHMIRSDLPRGWEEGFTDEGASYFINHSLRATSFRHPVTGQISPENTEYTLQDRIEARMSKSAANQRSPSMVTESSKAVTSAAADAHSGTKGCRGAGKVHSFGKRDHAIKRNLNIPVVVRGWLYKQDSSGMRLWKRKWFVLSDYCLFYYKDSREETVLGSIPLPSYVIAPVEPDDHINRKYAFKASHTGMRSYIYNKNSVIGSQAEHCGMRTYFFSADTQEDMNGWIRAMNQAALMQQSHTIKRAAENPKEAAQQTLPQTNHVHVNQNACQSESLSRAEKPPYNGIQLAHREEVRYGLEIEGKPNHSAAERLSPDCVDDATHKKGQPTVIEVALPPEQNGNPVRQRGFVSHVDPEKRVQRKNTLAKVEKWVKVQKGDPPKSAPCAEYDLPRRTPPLKPKACTEADAAYQSLPKSPRLPSGCASPPASCKLPSDYKYAHDRLSHFRMSTDERMATKEGMVWQLYEWQQRQQFRHGSPTAPIYTGPNFTDSSSFRVTGEMPRSISVPPSPCEVPPSVPASFKPLSPRRPHTPSDRRTIRPLDDVAHEDSTRSSSPGHICAHLSQASQIERRSMPAMGYITHTVSAPSLHGKTPEELTLLLIQLRRHQAKMVGVHSPCDAFVHLQRHQHSGLLGPSMQADDTYIQLKKDLEYLDLKVTGRDSLKTERPAKPVKIAESDADVKLSQLCEQDKILQELEAGIRSLKEDKDKLESVLDVSHQQMEQYRDQPAHAEKIAYQQKLLQEDVVHIRAEISQVSTEMENAWNEYSRLERDVDWLKSALQGQMNRSDLSQQDKVQIRKELWRIEDVIAGLSTSKANYKVTISSLTNPERKFVPSVSASSVPSVPGSPSAVEMRLSQHQQHQQHQQHSPHLSPSGHSAARSSSPSQQPSHHWVDAAISSGLQWGGEDVPPRPPLPQLYNPDEHPPAVPPLPRETTVIRHTSVRGLKRQSDERKRDREVGQFTNGDSKVEFRPFLSDPELMGAGDGASHISIATSGHDGYQTLPSRGVAGSSLRLNQSSGVSSYVTLRRAASAAGMKERPKSALERLYSGDSVQQQRGKMSADEQLERMKRHQKALVRQRKRTLSQGDRHASPSSRTSSSSSRPLSADLGSWKREQEFDLQLLERAVQGEEAQVVRSVQGEETAPEHRERPRSRSDEWLTLRSTTPSSHEVDLEPLDFDLDLNKELSKPQKVLIPERYVDSEPEEPLSPQELEDRHRKVERIKSILAKSSVQNLAPGVTLDKPEVGLVALDSALQEQERIITMSYALASEASLKSKLVTVLPQANIPAPPPPPPPPPPPPLPPLPPVSLAPPSPLSNGIHYTFV, encoded by the exons CCACAGCCTGAGGGCTACATCATTTCGACACCCTGTGACCGGACAAATATCCCCAGAAAATACGGAATACACACTACAAGACAG GATAGAAGCTCGCATGTCCAAGTCAGCGGCCAATCAGAGATCCCCGAGCATGGTCACAGAGTCCTCTAAGGCTGTGACCTCAGCTGCAGCAGATGCCCACTCAGGGACAAAG GGATGCAGAGGTGCAGGGAAAGTGCACAGTTTTGGCAAGAGGGATCATGCTATTAAAAGGAACCTCAATATCCCAGTGGTGGTGAGAGGCTGGCTCTATAAACAG GACAGCTCCGGAATGCGACTGTGGAAAAGGAAGTGGTTTGTTTTGTCAGACTACTGCTTGTTTTACTACAAAG ACAGCCGAGAGGAGACAGTGCTCGGTAGCATCCCTCTGCCCAGTTATGTCATTGCACCAGTTGAGCCCGATGACCACATAAACCGCAAATACGCTTTCAAG GCGAGCCACACAGGGATGCGCTCCTACATTTACAATAAGAACTCTGTGATTGGCTCTCAGGCAGAACACTGCGGGATGCGGACATATTTCTTTAGTGCGGACACACAGGAGGACATGAATGGCTGGATCCGGGCCATGAACCAGGCTGCGCTGATGCAGCAGAGTCACACTATAAAGAG GGCGGCGGAGAATCCAAAGGAGGCTGCGCAGCAGACTCTCCCACAGACCAACCATGTCCACGTCAACCAGAACGCATGTCAATCAGAAAGCCTTAGCAGGGCGGAAAAACCTCCGTATAATGGTATCCAACTGGCCCATAGGGAGGAGGTGAGGTATGGATTAGAGATCGAAGGGAAACCCAACCactcagcagcagagagactCTCTCCAGACTGTGTTGATGATGCCACCCACAAGAAAGGCCAGCCAACGGTCATCGAAGTGGCGCTGCCACCAGAACAGAATGGAAATCCTGTCCGTCAGAGGGGCTTCGTTTCACACGTGGACCCTGAAAAACGCGTGCAGAGGAAGAATACGCTGGCAAAGGTGGAGAAGTGGGTCAAAGTTCAAAAAGGGGACCCACCAAAGAG tgCTCCCTGTGCCGAGTACGACCTCCCTCGGCGGACTCCTCCATTAAAGCCCAAAGCCTGTACAGAGGCAGATGCCGCCTATCAGTCGTTGCCAAAGTCTCCCCGTCTCCCGTCTGGCTGCGCATCTCCTCCAGCATCATGCAAATTGCCTAGTGACTACAAGTACGCCCACGACCGGCTCAGCCACTTCCGCATGTCCACCGACGAGCGCATGGCCACCAAGGAGGGGATGGTGTGGCAGCTGTACGAgtggcagcagcggcagcagttCCGTCATGGCAGCCCCACCGCGCCTATCTACACCGGCCCCAACTTCACGGACTCCTCATCTTTCAGGGTGACTGGGGAGATGCCCCGATCCAtctccgtccccccgtccccgtgTGAAGTTCCGCCGTCGGTCCCCGCCTCCTTCAAGCCCTTGTCCCCTCGCCGGCCGCACACTCCTTCAGACAGACGCACCATCCGGCCCCTGGATGACGTGGCCCATGAGGACAGCACAAGATCCAGCTCTCCCGGACATATTTGTGCCCATCTTTCTCAG GCTTCCCAAATAGAGAGAAGGTCCATGCCCGCCATGGGctacatcacacacactgtcagtgCACCCAGCCTACATGGCAAAACG CCAGAGGAGCTCACCCTGCTCCTCATTCAGCTCCGAAGGCACCAGGCTAAGATGGTTGGTGTGCATAGCCCCTGCGATGCGTTCGTTCACCTTCAGCGCCACCAGCACAGCGGCCTTCTAGGCCCCAGCATGCAG GCTGATGATACTTACATACAACTGAAGAAGGACCTGGAGTATCTAGATCTGAAG GTTACTGGACGTGacagtttaaaaacagaaagacCAGCAAAGCCCGTCAAAATAGCAGAAAGTGATGCTGAT GTGAAATTAAGTCAATTGTGTGAACAGGACAAGATTCTACAGGAGCTGGAAGCCGGGATACGCTCTTTGAAGGAGGACAAG GACAAGCTAGAGTCGGTGCTGGACGTCtcccaccagcagatggagcagtACAGAGATCAGCCGGCCCATGCTGAGAAGATTGCCTATCAGCAGAAATTACTACAAGAGGATGTGGTGCACATCAGGGCTGAGATATCTCAAGTGTCCACA gagATGGAGAACGCGTGGAATGAGTACAGCCGACTGGAGAGAGACGTGGACTGGCTGAAGTCGGCCCTGCAGGGACAGATGAACCGCAGCGATCTCTCTCAG CAAGATAAAGTCCAGATCAGAAAGGAGCTGTGGAGGATTGAGGATGTTATTGCAGGCCTCAGCACCAGTAAAGCCAACTACAAAGTCACCATCTCCTCTCTCACCAACCCAG AGAGGAAGTTTGTGCCTTCAGTGTCGGCGTCGTCAGTGCCTTCTGTGCCCGGGAGCCCGTCTGCTGTGGAGATGAGACTGtcgcagcatcagcagcatcagcagcatcagcagcacagCCCTCACCTCAGCCCCAGCGGCCACAGCGCCGCCCGCTCCTCCAGCCCCAGCCAGCAGCCCTCCCATCACTGGGTGGATGCAGCCATCTCTAGTGGTCTTCAATGG GGTGGGGAAGATGTGCCACCTAGACCTCCTCTACCTCAGCTTTACAATCCCGATGAGCATCCCCCTGCTGTGCCCCCGTTGCCCCGGGAGACCACAGTCATCAGACACACTTCTGTACGCGGCCTAAAGCGACAGTCGGACGAACGCAAAAGGGACAGAGAGGTTGGCCAGTTCACTAATGGAGACAGTAAG GTGGAGTTCAGGCCTTTCCTGAGTGATCCGGAGCTTATGGGGGCTGGAGATGGCGCCAGCCACATCAGTATAGCCACATCTGGACATGATGGTTACCAGACATTACCTAGCAGAG GAGTGGCTGGCTCCTCGCTGAGGCTGAATCAGTCCTCGGGCGTCTCCTCGTATGTGACCCTCCGGAGAGCAGCCTCAGCTGCCGGCATGAAG gAGAGACCAAAAAGTGCCTTGGAGCGTCTGTACTCTGGGGACtcggtgcagcagcagagggggaAGATGAGTGCTGACGAGCAgctggagaggatgaagaggcACCAGAAGGCCCTCGTTCGCCAGCGCAAACGCACCCTGAGCCAGGGAGACCGCCACGCCTCTCCCTCGTCGCGcacttcttcatcctcctcgcGCCCGCTTTCCGCAGACCTGGGATCA tggaAGAGGGAGCAGGAGTTTGACCTGCAGTTGCTGGAGAGGGCTGTTCAAGGTGAGGAGGCGCAGGTAGTGAGGAGCGTTCAGGGGGAGGAAACGGCTCCCGAGCACAGAGAGAGGCCTCGCTCCCGCTCTGACGAATGGCTGACCCTGCGCTCCACCACACCCTCCTCCCACGAGGTTGACTTGGAGCCATTGGACTTTGACCTGGACCTTAACAAAGAG CTTTCCAAGCCTCAGAAGGTGTTGATCCCGGAGCGCTACGTGGATTCAGAGCCCGAGGAGCCTCTCAGTCCGCAGGAGCTGGAGGATCGGCACCGTAAGGTGGAGCGCATCAAGAGCATCTTGGCAAAGTCCAG TGTGCAAAACCTAGCACCCGGAGTGACTTTGGACAAGCCAGAGGTCGGGCTCGTGGCACTCGACTCTGCTctgcaggagcaggagaggatcATCACCATGTCCTACGCTCTCGCCTCGGAAGCTTCGCTCAAGAGCAAATTAGTCACAG TTCTACCACAGGCTAACatccccgctcctcctcctcctcctcctcctcccccgcctccccctcttcctcctcttccccccgtTTCTCTggcacctccctctcctctaaGCAACGGAATCCACTACACGTTTGTCTAA
- the plekha7b gene encoding pleckstrin homology domain-containing family A member 7 isoform X17, whose translation MAAPLGRDTLPDHWSYGVCGDGRVFFINDKSHSTTWLHPHTGEPVNSGHMIRSDLPRGWEEGFTDEGASYFINHSLRATSFRHPVTGQISPENTEYTLQDRIEARMSKSAANQRSPSMVTESSKAVTSAAADAHSGTKGCRGAGKVHSFGKRDHAIKRNLNIPVVVRGWLYKQDSSGMRLWKRKWFVLSDYCLFYYKDSREETVLGSIPLPSYVIAPVEPDDHINRKYAFKASHTGMRSYIYNKNSVIGSQAEHCGMRTYFFSADTQEDMNGWIRAMNQAALMQQSHTIKRAAENPKEAAQQTLPQTNHVHVNQNACQSESLSRAEKPPYNGIQLAHREEVRYGLEIEGKPNHSAAERLSPDCVDDATHKKGQPTVIEVALPPEQNGNPVRQRGFVSHVDPEKRVQRKNTLAKVEKWVKVQKGDPPKSAPCAEYDLPRRTPPLKPKACTEADAAYQSLPKSPRLPSGCASPPASCKLPSDYKYAHDRLSHFRMSTDERMATKEGMVWQLYEWQQRQQFRHGSPTAPIYTGPNFTDSSSFRVTGEMPRSISVPPSPCEVPPSVPASFKPLSPRRPHTPSDRRTIRPLDDVAHEDSTRSSSPGHICAHLSQASQIERRSMPAMGYITHTVSAPSLHGKTADDTYIQLKKDLEYLDLKVTGRDSLKTERPAKPVKIAESDADVKLSQLCEQDKILQELEAGIRSLKEDKDKLESVLDVSHQQMEQYRDQPAHAEKIAYQQKLLQEDVVHIRAEISQVSTEMENAWNEYSRLERDVDWLKSALQGQMNRSDLSQQDKVQIRKELWRIEDVIAGLSTSKANYKVTISSLTNPERKFVPSVSASSVPSVPGSPSAVEMRLSQHQQHQQHQQHSPHLSPSGHSAARSSSPSQQPSHHWVDAAISSGLQWGGEDVPPRPPLPQLYNPDEHPPAVPPLPRETTVIRHTSVRGLKRQSDERKRDREVGQFTNGDSKVEFRPFLSDPELMGAGDGASHISIATSGHDGYQTLPSRGVAGSSLRLNQSSGVSSYVTLRRAASAAGMKERPKSALERLYSGDSVQQQRGKMSADEQLERMKRHQKALVRQRKRTLSQGDRHASPSSRTSSSSSRPLSADLGSWKREQEFDLQLLERAVQGEEAQVVRSVQGEETAPEHRERPRSRSDEWLTLRSTTPSSHEVDLEPLDFDLDLNKELSKPQKVLIPERYVDSEPEEPLSPQELEDRHRKVERIKSILAKSSVQNLAPGVTLDKPEVGLVALDSALQEQERIITMSYALASEASLKSKLVTAQAIFGH comes from the exons CCACAGCCTGAGGGCTACATCATTTCGACACCCTGTGACCGGACAAATATCCCCAGAAAATACGGAATACACACTACAAGACAG GATAGAAGCTCGCATGTCCAAGTCAGCGGCCAATCAGAGATCCCCGAGCATGGTCACAGAGTCCTCTAAGGCTGTGACCTCAGCTGCAGCAGATGCCCACTCAGGGACAAAG GGATGCAGAGGTGCAGGGAAAGTGCACAGTTTTGGCAAGAGGGATCATGCTATTAAAAGGAACCTCAATATCCCAGTGGTGGTGAGAGGCTGGCTCTATAAACAG GACAGCTCCGGAATGCGACTGTGGAAAAGGAAGTGGTTTGTTTTGTCAGACTACTGCTTGTTTTACTACAAAG ACAGCCGAGAGGAGACAGTGCTCGGTAGCATCCCTCTGCCCAGTTATGTCATTGCACCAGTTGAGCCCGATGACCACATAAACCGCAAATACGCTTTCAAG GCGAGCCACACAGGGATGCGCTCCTACATTTACAATAAGAACTCTGTGATTGGCTCTCAGGCAGAACACTGCGGGATGCGGACATATTTCTTTAGTGCGGACACACAGGAGGACATGAATGGCTGGATCCGGGCCATGAACCAGGCTGCGCTGATGCAGCAGAGTCACACTATAAAGAG GGCGGCGGAGAATCCAAAGGAGGCTGCGCAGCAGACTCTCCCACAGACCAACCATGTCCACGTCAACCAGAACGCATGTCAATCAGAAAGCCTTAGCAGGGCGGAAAAACCTCCGTATAATGGTATCCAACTGGCCCATAGGGAGGAGGTGAGGTATGGATTAGAGATCGAAGGGAAACCCAACCactcagcagcagagagactCTCTCCAGACTGTGTTGATGATGCCACCCACAAGAAAGGCCAGCCAACGGTCATCGAAGTGGCGCTGCCACCAGAACAGAATGGAAATCCTGTCCGTCAGAGGGGCTTCGTTTCACACGTGGACCCTGAAAAACGCGTGCAGAGGAAGAATACGCTGGCAAAGGTGGAGAAGTGGGTCAAAGTTCAAAAAGGGGACCCACCAAAGAG tgCTCCCTGTGCCGAGTACGACCTCCCTCGGCGGACTCCTCCATTAAAGCCCAAAGCCTGTACAGAGGCAGATGCCGCCTATCAGTCGTTGCCAAAGTCTCCCCGTCTCCCGTCTGGCTGCGCATCTCCTCCAGCATCATGCAAATTGCCTAGTGACTACAAGTACGCCCACGACCGGCTCAGCCACTTCCGCATGTCCACCGACGAGCGCATGGCCACCAAGGAGGGGATGGTGTGGCAGCTGTACGAgtggcagcagcggcagcagttCCGTCATGGCAGCCCCACCGCGCCTATCTACACCGGCCCCAACTTCACGGACTCCTCATCTTTCAGGGTGACTGGGGAGATGCCCCGATCCAtctccgtccccccgtccccgtgTGAAGTTCCGCCGTCGGTCCCCGCCTCCTTCAAGCCCTTGTCCCCTCGCCGGCCGCACACTCCTTCAGACAGACGCACCATCCGGCCCCTGGATGACGTGGCCCATGAGGACAGCACAAGATCCAGCTCTCCCGGACATATTTGTGCCCATCTTTCTCAG GCTTCCCAAATAGAGAGAAGGTCCATGCCCGCCATGGGctacatcacacacactgtcagtgCACCCAGCCTACATGGCAAAACG GCTGATGATACTTACATACAACTGAAGAAGGACCTGGAGTATCTAGATCTGAAG GTTACTGGACGTGacagtttaaaaacagaaagacCAGCAAAGCCCGTCAAAATAGCAGAAAGTGATGCTGAT GTGAAATTAAGTCAATTGTGTGAACAGGACAAGATTCTACAGGAGCTGGAAGCCGGGATACGCTCTTTGAAGGAGGACAAG GACAAGCTAGAGTCGGTGCTGGACGTCtcccaccagcagatggagcagtACAGAGATCAGCCGGCCCATGCTGAGAAGATTGCCTATCAGCAGAAATTACTACAAGAGGATGTGGTGCACATCAGGGCTGAGATATCTCAAGTGTCCACA gagATGGAGAACGCGTGGAATGAGTACAGCCGACTGGAGAGAGACGTGGACTGGCTGAAGTCGGCCCTGCAGGGACAGATGAACCGCAGCGATCTCTCTCAG CAAGATAAAGTCCAGATCAGAAAGGAGCTGTGGAGGATTGAGGATGTTATTGCAGGCCTCAGCACCAGTAAAGCCAACTACAAAGTCACCATCTCCTCTCTCACCAACCCAG AGAGGAAGTTTGTGCCTTCAGTGTCGGCGTCGTCAGTGCCTTCTGTGCCCGGGAGCCCGTCTGCTGTGGAGATGAGACTGtcgcagcatcagcagcatcagcagcatcagcagcacagCCCTCACCTCAGCCCCAGCGGCCACAGCGCCGCCCGCTCCTCCAGCCCCAGCCAGCAGCCCTCCCATCACTGGGTGGATGCAGCCATCTCTAGTGGTCTTCAATGG GGTGGGGAAGATGTGCCACCTAGACCTCCTCTACCTCAGCTTTACAATCCCGATGAGCATCCCCCTGCTGTGCCCCCGTTGCCCCGGGAGACCACAGTCATCAGACACACTTCTGTACGCGGCCTAAAGCGACAGTCGGACGAACGCAAAAGGGACAGAGAGGTTGGCCAGTTCACTAATGGAGACAGTAAG GTGGAGTTCAGGCCTTTCCTGAGTGATCCGGAGCTTATGGGGGCTGGAGATGGCGCCAGCCACATCAGTATAGCCACATCTGGACATGATGGTTACCAGACATTACCTAGCAGAG GAGTGGCTGGCTCCTCGCTGAGGCTGAATCAGTCCTCGGGCGTCTCCTCGTATGTGACCCTCCGGAGAGCAGCCTCAGCTGCCGGCATGAAG gAGAGACCAAAAAGTGCCTTGGAGCGTCTGTACTCTGGGGACtcggtgcagcagcagagggggaAGATGAGTGCTGACGAGCAgctggagaggatgaagaggcACCAGAAGGCCCTCGTTCGCCAGCGCAAACGCACCCTGAGCCAGGGAGACCGCCACGCCTCTCCCTCGTCGCGcacttcttcatcctcctcgcGCCCGCTTTCCGCAGACCTGGGATCA tggaAGAGGGAGCAGGAGTTTGACCTGCAGTTGCTGGAGAGGGCTGTTCAAGGTGAGGAGGCGCAGGTAGTGAGGAGCGTTCAGGGGGAGGAAACGGCTCCCGAGCACAGAGAGAGGCCTCGCTCCCGCTCTGACGAATGGCTGACCCTGCGCTCCACCACACCCTCCTCCCACGAGGTTGACTTGGAGCCATTGGACTTTGACCTGGACCTTAACAAAGAG CTTTCCAAGCCTCAGAAGGTGTTGATCCCGGAGCGCTACGTGGATTCAGAGCCCGAGGAGCCTCTCAGTCCGCAGGAGCTGGAGGATCGGCACCGTAAGGTGGAGCGCATCAAGAGCATCTTGGCAAAGTCCAG TGTGCAAAACCTAGCACCCGGAGTGACTTTGGACAAGCCAGAGGTCGGGCTCGTGGCACTCGACTCTGCTctgcaggagcaggagaggatcATCACCATGTCCTACGCTCTCGCCTCGGAAGCTTCGCTCAAGAGCAAATTAGTCACAG CTCAAGCAATTTTTGGACACTGA